The DNA region GGGGAGCGTGGGGGCGGGGAGCgctggcgcgggcggccggGTGGGGCTGTGGGATGGGGCGCCGGCGGCTGGTGTGGGGGTGGGagagttagggttagggttatcGTTATATATATGGTTTTGAtgcggacccacatgtcagatGCGGGTTTCGGATTTCGGGTACGGATAGTAATTTTTGTTACCCATCTTAAAAATATCTGTGGATATTATTTGCTACCCGTACCCGTAACCGCGGATATGAAATGGTACCCAAACCCATACCCAACGGTTTTTTACCCGCGGGTACGCGGATAATTCATATCCATTGCCATCCTTAgtctccggccccacgcctcccgcccgttgatcgggcggggaGGCACCCTTTTTCGAAAATTTCCAAAACgacacccctttttcgaatttaatttttaacttttttttttaaaaaggtcGGCTCTGGGTTGATCTATATGGGCTTTCCCAGATTTAGTTGGACCGGCCTTTTGTCATTAGAACTGGGCTTTCACGGCCCATCTGAATCAGCTTCGGGGTGGTCGGCAGCGGAGATGGACGGCGCGTGATGGTGGCACGAAGATGAAAGAGATTTGGCTGAACGCGGCGGGCCGCCGTGCTCGAATCCCATGATCCCATCAATGACTGCGCGCTGCTCCATCAATTCCAACTCGAGTGGGAAAAGCTAAAATAATCGGACCCCATCTCCTCGGCCCGTGGgatccccctcctccgccgcccacGGATCAGCGCCACCGCGCCGGAAGACCGGGATCGTGACGGCCAcatggtggcggcggccgcgttGCCATGGGTGAGTCCCCATGCCTTATCTCGTCTCCTATTAACCCCCGCCCCTGCGGTTCGCTCTCTCGCGCTTCAGATACACAGCTTCTGATCAGTCCGTCCGTCCATGGAGGTTCTTGGGTTCGCGGCAATGGTGCTTTGACTTTCTCCCAATCTGGGCAAGCTAGTGGGgatgtttgtttgtttgtctgTTCGTGTTGGGGTGATGAGGAGATGGTTCTTGAATGTTTAGGGAGGCGGCTCGCCGGCGTGGATCGACGTGCCGGAGCGGAGCAAGAGCGCGTTCATGGAGCTGAAGCGGAGGAAGGTGCACCGGTACGTTATCTTCAAGATCGACGACAGGAGGGAGGAGATCGTCGTCGAGAAGACCGGGGCGCCGGGGGAGAGCTACGACGACTTCACGGCGTCGCTGCCGGCGGACGACTGCCGGTACGCCGTCTACGACCTGGATTTCGTCAGCGACGACAACTGCAGGAAGAGCAAGATTTTCTTCATCTCCTGGTCAGTGACTCCTCCCCCCGCCTCTGCTTTTCTCGTCTCTTGCGCTTCTAAGGCATACGATTTGTTGAAGGGGCACTGTTCTAAAGTCTGAATTGGTGTGTCTGTCCCCTGTCGAAACTCCAAACCATATGCTCTGCTCATACAGTAGCCGCGAGTGCTTCCAATGCCTCGGTTGAGACTTGATAAGGCCGTCTCCATTTTGACTCCTGTGTCTAGACATTCAAGAACACATGATTATTGCAGCTGGACTTCTGAGTTCTGACCCAGAAGGCAACCAGGCTGACAGCAGTTGTTACACATTTTAGTTTCAGTGATCTGAATCTGTTGATTCGTGACATCATGATCTGTCCAAAGTGGTCACAATGTAGTTATATGTTTCAAGCGCATCGAGTACCATTTTAGTTCCCCGTTAACTTCTAACGTTTTATAGGTCCGTAGCCATCAACACAGTTGTTATGCTTGACAGACAACACTTCCAGCTTACAAAACAGTAGTGACAGTAGAATAAGTACAGATTGGGAAGAGCATCTCCAGTTTGACAAGCATTTCCAATACAGATAGTTATGCTTTCTGCTTTCAGCAAGCAAATTTGTGAAGTGCCAAGGGGAGATTAATTGTGTTAAGAGTGGCCAGCGATTTCTCATGTTACTGCAACACCTGAACTTTCGCTTCACAATATAACAGGGTGTAGTACTACGTGAGGGAGTTTTCCTTCACAAAACTAAATTCTTAAAGCATACTTATTCATGTTACCAGTGTCTTCCTTCTGTGCAGGTCTCCTTCAGATTCTCGCATCCGTGCGAAGACCATATACGCCGTGTCAAGGAATCAGTTCCGCCACGAGCTTGATGGGGTGCACTTCGAGATCCAAGCAACTGACCCTGACGACGTTGATCTGGAAGTTCTCAGGGGCCGTGCTACCAGGACCTGATTGACCTCGACTTCGCTAGCTGGATGGTATACA from Panicum hallii strain FIL2 chromosome 9, PHallii_v3.1, whole genome shotgun sequence includes:
- the LOC112876302 gene encoding actin-depolymerizing factor 10 isoform X1, translating into MVAAAALPWGGGSPAWIDVPERSKSAFMELKRRKVHRYVIFKIDDRREEIVVEKTGAPGESYDDFTASLPADDCRYAVYDLDFVSDDNCRKSKIFFISWSPSDSRIRAKTIYAVSRNQFRHELDGVHFEIQATDPDDVDLEVLRGRATRT
- the LOC112876302 gene encoding actin-depolymerizing factor 10 isoform X2, whose product is MEVLGFAAMGGGSPAWIDVPERSKSAFMELKRRKVHRYVIFKIDDRREEIVVEKTGAPGESYDDFTASLPADDCRYAVYDLDFVSDDNCRKSKIFFISWSPSDSRIRAKTIYAVSRNQFRHELDGVHFEIQATDPDDVDLEVLRGRATRT